Proteins encoded within one genomic window of Streptomyces sp. NBC_01314:
- a CDS encoding cold-shock protein, which produces MPTGKVKWFNSEKGFGFLSRDDGGDVFVHSSVLPAGVDTLKPGQKVEFGVVAGQRGDQALSVTVLEPAPSVAAAQRKKPDELASIVQDLTTLLENITPMLERGRYPDRAAGGKIAGLLRAVADQLDV; this is translated from the coding sequence TTGCCGACTGGCAAGGTCAAATGGTTCAACAGTGAGAAGGGCTTCGGCTTTCTCTCCCGTGACGACGGCGGTGACGTCTTCGTCCACTCCTCCGTACTGCCCGCCGGTGTCGACACCTTGAAGCCGGGCCAGAAGGTCGAGTTCGGGGTCGTCGCCGGTCAACGCGGTGACCAGGCCCTCTCCGTGACGGTTCTGGAGCCGGCCCCCTCGGTCGCCGCCGCCCAGCGCAAGAAGCCCGACGAGCTGGCATCGATCGTGCAGGATCTGACCACACTGCTGGAGAACATCACGCCGATGCTGGAGCGGGGCCGCTATCCCGACCGTGCCGCGGGCGGGAAGATCGCGGGTCTTCTCCGCGCCGTGGCCGACCAGTTGGACGTGTAG